In a single window of the Pseudopipra pipra isolate bDixPip1 chromosome Z, bDixPip1.hap1, whole genome shotgun sequence genome:
- the LOC135407298 gene encoding uncharacterized protein LOC135407298, with product MAPARESYTKNEVVTLSCNNDSQPSFTHIKCAERVQPWNYSRSLNADVWLGRKSSDVWIHIEGNIECIEKCQKPQWDSRFIFDQEQETFNPNEVVNVRCPEGHRPPPMEIKCVKLKPRKGSMIGHSGWIVRNGTGSWYPMEESLTCVDVLQVVPETLKITSTSIKLNWTCMLPDTCQNIRARCRLEGHSSPPCEAEEVKGEEMLQGQEGTFTCPPLQPFTVYSVTISQLPSTILYTRFLRTKESVPDEPENLSLNPTLGSLRWKALPSCKGEIIGYQLNITTMRADDDSFLEFKQVLVNQSVTEYTPRQTAGRKYVVTVQGLTTAGAGAASRLKFQFQVLGNGSSALGLVGGASLGDG from the exons ATGGCACCAGCCCGTGAGAGTTATACAAAGAATGAAGTAGTGACTCTGAGCTGCAACAATGATTCCCAGCCATCTTTCACCCACATCAAATGTGCAGAGAGGGTTCAGCCATGGAATTATTCTAGATCTCTAAATGCAGATGTGTGGCTGGGGAGGAAAAGCAGTGATGTCTGGATTCACATTGAGGGGAACATAGAGTGCATTG AGAAATGCCAGAAGCCTCAGTGGGACTCCAGGTTTATCTTTGACCAAGAACAGGAGACCTTCAACCCAAATGAAGTGGTGAATGTGAGATGTCCTGAGGGGCACAGGCCTCCACCCATGGAGATCAAGTGTGTGAAGCTGAAGCCAAGGAAAGGTTCCATGATTGGTCACAGTGGCTGGATAGTGAGGAATGGCACAGGCAGCTGGTACCCTATGGAGGAGAGCTTGACCTGTGTGG ATGTCCTCCAGGTTGTTCCTGAGACCCTGAAGATTACCAGCACCAGCATCAAACTGAATTGGACCTGCATGCTCCCTGACACCTGCCAGAATATTCGAGCCAGGTGCCGGCTGGAGGGGCATTCTTCTCCTCCCTGTGAGGCTGAGGAGGTGAAGGGAGAGGAGATGTTACAAGGTCAAGAGGGAACTTTCACATGCCCACCTTTGCAGCCCTTCACTGTTTATAGTGTCACTATCTCCCAGCTGCCCAGCACAATCCTGTACACACGGTTCCTCAGGACAAAGGAATCAG TGCCAGACGAACCAGAGAATCTGTCGCTGAATCCCACCTTGGGATCTCTCAGGTGGAAGGCGCTGCCCTCCTGCAAAGGGGAGATCATTGGATACCAG ctgaacaTCACCACCATGAGAGCAGACGACGACAGCTTCCTCGAATTCAAGCAGGTGTTGGTGAACCAGTCGGTGACTGAGTACACCCCCCGCCAGACAGCTGGAAGAAAATACGTGGTGACTGTGCAGGGCCTCACAAcagctggtgctggggctgcatCAAGGCTGAAATTTCAATTTCAAGTCTTGGGTAATGGTTCTTCTGCCCTGGGTCTGGTTGGGGGGGCCTCCCTGGGA GATGGTTGA